One Tunturibacter gelidoferens genomic region harbors:
- a CDS encoding winged helix-turn-helix transcriptional regulator, whose amino-acid sequence MGKTKVAAKKPVRNKTTTKERSKYPAEADPKVEALVREIIARVADKWTMLVLEVLEEHGVVRFTRLGELVGGVSQKMLTKTVRQMERDGLVTRKVHPVIPPRVEYELTALGSSLGEAFCGVWIWAEKHGEEIERARVAFEKNAVERQDSV is encoded by the coding sequence ATGGGAAAAACGAAGGTTGCGGCTAAGAAACCGGTTCGTAATAAGACGACGACAAAGGAACGGTCGAAGTATCCGGCTGAGGCGGACCCAAAGGTCGAGGCACTGGTCCGAGAGATTATTGCGCGTGTGGCGGACAAGTGGACGATGCTGGTGCTGGAGGTTTTGGAGGAGCACGGGGTGGTGCGGTTTACGCGGCTCGGGGAGCTGGTGGGCGGTGTGAGTCAGAAGATGTTGACCAAGACGGTGCGGCAGATGGAGAGGGATGGGCTGGTGACACGGAAGGTGCATCCTGTGATTCCGCCGCGAGTGGAGTATGAGTTGACGGCGCTTGGTTCGAGCCTGGGGGAGGCGTTTTGCGGGGTGTGGATCTGGGCGGAGAAGCATGGTGAGGAGATCGAGCGGGCGCGCGTCGCGTTCGAGAAAAATGCGGTCGAACGGCAGGATTCCGTATAG